A single window of Bacteroides intestinalis DSM 17393 DNA harbors:
- a CDS encoding putative transporter, whose amino-acid sequence MDWLESLLWDPASVAHIVCLYAFVISVGVLLGKIKFFGISLGVTFVLFTGILMGHFGFTGETHILHFIREFGLILFVFCIGLQVGPSFFSSFKKGGMTLNMLAVGIVVLNIAVALGIYFIDGGIDLPMMVGILYGAVTNTPGLGAAQEALNQLNYTGDPIALGYACAYPLGVVGIIGSIIAVRYICRVNLKKEEDELAVQTSDMKHMPHMLHLEVRNESIDGKKLIQIKEFMGRPFVCSRIRHEGHVSIPNQDTEFHIGDQVFIVCSEEDAEAVTAFIGKEIQVDWEKQDMPMVSRRILVTKSEINGKKLGSLHFRSMYGVNVTRINRSGMDLFADPNLILQVGDRVMVVGQQDAVERVAGVLGNQLKRLDTPNIVTIFVGIFLGILLGSLPIAFPGIPTPVKLGLAGGPLVVAILIGRFGHKLKLVTYTTMSANLMLREIGIVLFLASVGIEAGAHFVETVVEGSGLLYVGYGFLITVIPLLIIGMIARFYCKVNYFTLMGLIAGSNTDPPALAYANQASGNDAPAVGYSTVYPLTMFLRILAGQMILLTMM is encoded by the coding sequence ATGGATTGGTTAGAGAGTTTGTTATGGGACCCTGCCTCCGTCGCCCATATTGTATGCTTGTATGCATTCGTAATATCTGTCGGCGTGCTTTTGGGTAAGATTAAATTTTTCGGGATATCATTGGGTGTCACATTTGTGCTCTTCACTGGTATTCTGATGGGACATTTCGGTTTTACGGGTGAAACACACATTTTGCACTTCATCCGCGAATTCGGGTTAATTTTATTTGTATTCTGTATCGGTCTACAAGTAGGACCGTCGTTTTTCTCTTCTTTTAAGAAAGGTGGAATGACCCTAAACATGCTTGCAGTAGGCATTGTGGTACTGAATATAGCAGTAGCTCTGGGTATCTATTTCATTGACGGTGGAATCGATCTTCCCATGATGGTAGGTATTCTCTACGGTGCTGTTACCAATACTCCGGGATTGGGTGCCGCACAGGAAGCTTTGAATCAGTTGAACTACACGGGCGATCCTATCGCACTGGGATATGCTTGCGCTTACCCTCTTGGTGTTGTCGGCATCATCGGTTCCATCATTGCCGTCCGCTACATCTGCCGGGTGAACCTGAAAAAAGAAGAGGATGAACTGGCCGTTCAGACTTCTGATATGAAACATATGCCCCACATGTTACATCTGGAAGTCCGCAACGAATCTATCGATGGAAAAAAGCTCATCCAGATCAAGGAGTTTATGGGACGTCCCTTTGTATGCTCACGCATCCGTCACGAGGGACACGTCAGTATCCCTAACCAAGACACTGAATTCCATATCGGCGACCAGGTATTTATTGTATGTTCCGAAGAAGACGCTGAAGCAGTAACCGCTTTCATCGGTAAAGAAATTCAAGTGGACTGGGAAAAACAAGACATGCCGATGGTTTCACGCCGTATATTGGTGACAAAATCCGAAATCAATGGTAAAAAATTAGGTAGCCTCCATTTCCGTAGTATGTACGGAGTAAACGTAACCCGTATCAACCGTTCCGGTATGGACTTGTTTGCTGATCCGAACCTGATACTACAGGTAGGTGACCGTGTAATGGTCGTTGGCCAGCAAGATGCCGTAGAGCGTGTTGCAGGAGTACTGGGTAATCAACTGAAACGTCTGGATACGCCTAATATTGTGACTATCTTCGTGGGTATCTTCCTGGGTATCCTGTTGGGTAGTCTTCCTATCGCTTTTCCGGGCATACCCACTCCAGTCAAACTCGGTCTGGCAGGTGGTCCGCTGGTAGTGGCTATTCTTATCGGTCGCTTCGGCCATAAGCTGAAACTGGTGACTTATACAACCATGAGTGCCAACCTGATGCTGCGTGAAATCGGTATCGTACTCTTCCTTGCCAGCGTAGGAATCGAAGCCGGCGCCCACTTTGTAGAAACAGTGGTAGAAGGCTCCGGTTTGCTGTATGTAGGCTATGGTTTCCTGATCACTGTTATTCCTTTGCTGATTATCGGTATGATTGCCCGCTTCTACTGCAAAGTAAATTACTTCACCCTGATGGGATTAATTGCCGGTAGTAACACAGACCCTCCTGCATTAGCTTATGCTAACCAGGCATCCGGCAATGATGCTCCGGCAGTAGGTTACTCTACTGTTTATCCGTTAACAATGTTCCTGCGTATTCTGGCAGGCCAGATGATATTGCTGACAATGATGTAA
- a CDS encoding cytidylate kinase-like family protein gives MNKKFVVNIGRQLGSGGKEIGEKLAARLGIDFYDKELITLASKESGLCREFFEKADERASQGIIGGLFGMRFPFVGDGALPTQNCLSNDALFKVQSDVIRQLAAEKSCLFVGRCADYILRDHPRCANIFISASHEARVARLCASHHVSEEEAENMMNKADKKRSEYYNYYSYKTWGAAATYHLCIDSSVLGIEKTIDFIEDFVKLKIK, from the coding sequence ATGAATAAGAAATTCGTTGTGAACATCGGTCGCCAATTGGGAAGTGGCGGAAAGGAGATAGGGGAGAAGTTGGCAGCCCGTTTGGGTATCGATTTCTATGACAAGGAGTTAATAACTCTGGCTTCCAAGGAGAGCGGTCTATGCCGTGAGTTCTTTGAGAAAGCCGATGAGCGTGCTTCGCAAGGGATTATCGGCGGACTCTTTGGCATGCGTTTCCCTTTTGTGGGAGATGGTGCTTTACCAACCCAGAATTGCCTCAGTAACGATGCACTTTTCAAGGTGCAGAGCGATGTAATCCGTCAGTTGGCAGCAGAGAAATCCTGCCTTTTTGTAGGCCGTTGTGCTGATTATATACTGCGTGATCATCCTCGTTGTGCCAATATCTTTATTTCCGCTTCGCATGAAGCACGCGTTGCCCGCTTGTGCGCTTCACATCATGTTTCAGAAGAAGAAGCCGAAAATATGATGAATAAGGCTGATAAAAAACGTTCGGAATATTATAACTATTATAGCTACAAGACCTGGGGAGCTGCGGCAACCTATCATCTGTGCATTGATTCTTCCGTGCTGGGGATTGAAAAGACTATCGATTTTATAGAAGATTTTGTGAAACTTAAAATAAAGTGA